The proteins below come from a single Octopus sinensis linkage group LG10, ASM634580v1, whole genome shotgun sequence genomic window:
- the LOC115216763 gene encoding monocarboxylate transporter 5-like isoform X2, which translates to MLAGMFLHKFGVRATAVLGSVLLSLGVGASCFAPNIIFLMCFFGIVSGVGSSFLFCSMNVGVASYLENSGRHLMPLVDMGGSAGGVVCPPLISYLIDFYGWRGSLLIFAAIALNSLPCGLMYSIKNRMDNNDKNSKQRQDSYGEKDIDNIYKLLSTDIEEAGKADSCYVEHNSEQLLLQSNNSHCAEETGDLARNDTSSDHCLATTPAIDDSSSLNREHSKTNDQVEDTKNTTCEISPKALFLSIFSNKGFLLFVLTMTVVVSSELTLSAMTSDFFVSKGTTRSEAAQIYGIGFTGEIIAHISSTWMLYKNKTLSLLIFCISAILSGALVTIYPSIPTMTSLSSAGSAIFLTMCEMTAHGHYQAVCILVILEFFDEKRYPFAIGFTMTVSGIFVPIFGYIFGIITQYNNNDYTVSFYLLGSLIVIFTLPTFIRFLVKREKSKRKETHQKNLEVNLKDF; encoded by the exons ATGCTGGCAGGAATGTTCCTCCACAAATTCGGAGTACGAGCCACAGCAGTCTTGGGAAGCGTTCTGCTCAGCTTAGGAGTCGGTGCCTCTTGTTTTGCACCCAACATCATATTTCTTATGTGTTTCTTTGGAATTGTAAGCG GTGTTGGGTCTTCGTTTCTATTTTGCTCGATGAATGTGGGTGTTGCTTCGTATCTGGAAAATTCTGGTCGACatcttatgcctttagtagataTGGGAGGATCAGCTGGTGGCGTAGTTTGCCCGCCTTTGATTTCTTATTTAATCGATTTTTACGGTTGGCGGGGAAGCTTATTGATATTTGCCGCCATTGCCTTAAATTCTTTACCTTGCGGTTTAATGTATTCCATTAAGAATAGAATGGACAACAAcgataaaaattcaaaacaacgtCAAGATTCATATGGAGAAAAGGACATCGACAATATTTACAAACTGTTATCCACCGACATCGAAGAAGCGGGGAAAGCGGATAGTTGTTACGTTGAACATAACAGCGAGCAACTTCTGCTTCAATCCAACAACAGTCACTGTGCAGAAGAAACGGGAGATTTAGCAAGAAACGATACGTCATCAGATCACTGCTTGGCTACTACACCAGCCATAGACGACAGCTCATCACTGAACCGTGAACACTCGAAAACTAATGACCAAGTAGAAGATACTAAAAATACAACCTGTGAAATTAGCCCAAAAGCTCTATTTCTCTCGATTTTTTCCAATAaaggttttcttttatttgttctaaCTATGACAGTAGTAGTCAGTTCAGAACTCACATTATCAGCAATGACGTCCGATTTCTTCGTCAGCAAAGGTACGACTCGCTCAGAAGCTGCACAAATTTATGGAATCGGTTTTACTGGTGAAATTATAGCCCACATTTCTAGTACATGGAtgctttataaaaacaaaacgcTAAGTTTACTTATTTTTTGCATATCTGCTATATTAAGTGGAGCTTTGGTTACGATATATCCTTCCATTCCTACGATGACATCACTGTCGTCTGCTGGATCGGCAATATTTTTAACAATGTGTGAAATGACTGCTCACGGACATTACCAGGCTGTATGCATCCTTGTTATTTTGGAATTTTTCGATGAGAAGCGATATCCATTTGCCATAGGTTTCACTATGACAGTTTCGGGAATTTTCGTTCCCATTTTCGGATACATATTTG GTATTATCACTcaatacaacaacaacgactacacCGTCAGCTTTTATCTTCTGGGCTCCTTAATTGTGATCTTTACTTTGCCAACATTTATACGTTTTCTTGTTAAACGAGAAAAGTCTAAGAGAAAAGAAACCCATCAAAAGAACTTGGAAGTAAATTTAAAAGACTTTTAA